atctgtctttaGTTCAGATCATTTTATAGTGCTTAGAATATAGAAATTGTTTATTTTCTGAGGTTATCGTCAGaacttaatttaaatacattGACACACGATTGGATTAGTTTTACTAAGAACATCCATTTCCTAAATCTAATTAAAACGAGTACAGTTTACATGCATCAAccccatggtttccgctacattcattcttccatggcggtgcgtcacgccaaaattcatcccaccacggctacattacagcttcttattcaaaacgtttgatttttttaatagcgggtgataatcgcaccaaaacgtattaaagggtaagtgaattataacggcgcaaacttttctgtaactatagtagtgctgtgcgtcatttgtttaaccctttaaggcaggggtcaccaatctcggtcctggagggccggtgtccctgcagagtttagctccaacttgccttaacacacctgcctggatgtttcaagtatacctagtaagaccttgattagcttgttcaggtgtgtttgattagagttggagctaaaatctgtaggacaccggccctccaggaacaagtttggtgacccctgctttaaggttacgtgctgactgactggcaggtgcgtgatgtgtgaggccagcaaacacgacgtaaagctgtttcactttacttcaggacgtattaataccgctctgttggtctattggagacattctcaaatattcctagcaaatcaaATAAACGTTGGAGACAttctcgttacataaacgcactgaatcgccagatgatgctgactgtttccagcccaaaggctgtcgagatcacaagcgtttatacactgttctaagcatgcgaagaacgggggctatggcatctcttcgggtgatcaaaacaggtttatgagggcagactGGGGATGGCGGGCAcaccgttgcaaaaccgcccaaattttcaatACCCGCCTATGTtactttttacccgcaaaaataaattcaaaaccggcCAATCAGGCAACATTGTCTGCGCTTGAGGAGCGCATATTTGAGGACGGACAAGAAGCCTTGTgcatgagcagaggaaatcggcgcacaagcaaagagattcgcatgctgtaggctattacatgaatgcgatctcgactcgtaatactgcgctcacgacatttgtcattgaaataacgccacaggtagtttgtAGATCTGtataaaaaggcctgccgccacagctgtaaaaaatcctagaggaaacactgaacccATAAATAATTTACTTGTACCaagaaaagtaaaagtaaaatttagAACTAGTAGTTAGCTCAACTTGATTTTGTTGCATTTAAGTAATGTTATAGTGtttattatacttaaaaaatTTAATGACTACCTACAAAGTCTTGAACAGCTTAGCTGCCCAGTTTTTGagggcaggggcggactggccatagggagcactgggacatttctgaaaacaacaccaaCACCTGCCGCGCAACACCCCCACCACCACCCCAACAACCCCCTTCCCCCCCACTCCCGCTCTTCGCTTTCTAGTTCACATCGGATGTGGCCTGCTACTGTGACTCTGGCCTGCCGCAGCGACTTCTACCCTGTTTGAGGGAGCTCCTGATGTATTATAGACCATCACGTCCACTATGCTTAATTAATTCTGGATTATTGATTATTCCCTGAATATCGAAATCAACTGCAGGCAGTAtttttctcatatctggcacctaaacagTCTTCCTTAGCACAGTTCGggaggcagacacactctgtcagtttaaactagactaaagacacatctctttgcattagcacacacatataaaacacaaatgcttatGAAATCCAAATcttctaaaggattgttaggctACATTAATTAGAGCAACCGGAGCCAGGAACATTTTGCTAATGACATTATAATTTGACCGTTTTTCCTTTtcccgaggtctccataatcctagaccaggccgtatcctgagcagatgctgtggtggtcgtggaggagtggagagcataagactgattcctgaaagacttcagtgacagacgagtctccgcattgatcctgtgggccagcttgaacacccaccggtgacctactcaaacctgcagcttctccatgatggacgtccagcgttctccagaggaaaaatggtcgagcccaactgagcctggtctctctccgtgtttttttcctttactttggtcaattggtgaagattgttcctcaccactgtcgccattggcttgcttggtttgggacttgcgaagctgcgcatcgttggatttgctcttcagtgtttggactttaagcAGTAAAAATtaagccacactgaactgaactaaactgatcttcaacactgaaaactggattgacacagattcaatttactagaacttctatattaagctgctttgacacaatctacattgtaaaatagctatagaaataaagaaataaagatgaattgaactgaatacattaaaaaggctggaagttgactcaacttaaaacaTCCAATGCAGTCACATGGCTCACTTTTTGTATGTTAGATCCAGGCATTAatttatacagtgtatgtgtgcatataggctagattacatacaaagtcaatgcaaacttGGCAGCGTGAATGACACAGAATGCACAATGCATTTGACGCAAACGCACAGAATTAATTTCAATTGCCTCTTTCTTTCAAGTTCAAGATGAGAACTTGAGCAGTTTGGTGTAAATGCAGCATTATAATACAAAGTCCATGCTCCTTTTTATCATATATTGAGTACATCCCccataatgcatgtttgtttTGAGATCCAGCTCAAAATTTCTGGTTGTTACATATTTCTGCTTCCTCAAATGTGACAGAGTTTTGTAAAAAGGTAATAATATATCTCATGATATTTGTCTTTCTTATTTACTTTGATGGGGTAATGTTGcgaacctgatttcaccaagtaggacatgttcctggattaaaatCTATCTTGATCCTGGAAGAACATTtcagtcagccaatcacaattaAGGGATACCTTTACCGTTTATGTTATGTTTAGGaatacggttaggtttatgcacttctacattgTTATCCacctattattcccctctgattttgggaataatttacatttatgggtgggtttaggggtagggaataggtatagaTTCATATTTGAACAAAAATGTTGATCGCATCGtccttggcaaaatcatgatgtgcggAGTAATGTGGGTATCTTAACCTGATAAAATGATTCATGTTGAGATAACGCAAAGACATAACATCTGTTTTACATTACATGTATTTATCAGTTACCTATTTAACAGtacattaaaggattagttcaccaaaaaatgaaagttgtgctatcatttactcgccctttactTACTTTATGTAACTACAAGTTGAGAAAtggtggaaacctgtaaccactgacttccatatagtatttgttttttctatttaggaagtcaatggttacatgttttcagctttccttaaaatttcttctttagtgttcaacagaataaagaaactcataaaggtttgaaactaattaagggtgaataaatggtgagtaaatttgaaTTTTTTGAGGAACTATCCCTTGAACACTGCCTAAATGTCCTTCATACATGTTTATAATCACCTTAAGGtgattaaataatgaaaacattttcatttttgggtaaactatccctaaGGAGTAGTACCATTTATAATGATCCATTGAGGGAAGCCACAATGCTGAAGTAGCCCTTAAAGAAAATGAGTTTAACACCCCTGTAATGAAGCGTAATAATTCTGGTACTCACCACAGACTGAGTTGACCTGGATGGGGCAGAGGTGATGGGGGTTATTGTGATGCTGCTGGTCACCTTTCCCTGGATCAAGTTCCCGATATTAGCAGACGTTTGTTTAGGAGAACGCAGAACTGTCCCAGTTGGCATCTCCTTACCGTCTGAACTCAACCCGTTAGGCCAGACAGTCACGGTCCCACTTCGCTCATCCTGAGCTTTCTTGAACCCAGGTGACCCCAGGTGGATATGGATCTTGTTGTCCTCTGTGGTTATAATATTAGAGTTGTATTTGCGGATGGGTGATGGAACTGTCTGCTTTTCAGGGGTCAACTTGAATACCGCTCTACCCATGGTCATCTCATGGGGCTCCGGGGACGTTTGGGACACCGGGGTTGCACTAACAGTTATAATAGACAGAGGAGAAGTTGGATGCTCTGAGCTTTTGCTTGGAGATTTAGCTCTGGAGATGGCAGTTATGGTGACTGGAGACTTCATCCGTTCTGTTGCCCCTTCGTTGACCTTCGATTTTGGCAACATGGAAGTAGGAACGATTGTTATGCGAGGTTTCTGGAGCCCAAGAGTTGGGATGATGGTGGTGCTAGAGAAGAAATCCTCAGCACGTGGACTGGTGATCTCCAGTGTGGCAGTGCTGCTTAGATGGTCTGGAGTCACCTTAATATGAAGGGGCTGACCTGTTTTCTGGGACATGGTTATTTCTGGTGACTGCCGTGATGTTGTTCCATTGACCTGTTGGGTTGCAGGAACATTCTGTGTGATTGTAACAGCTTCTTTCTTCTTGATCCAAGGGTTCCAAGACTTTCTCATCCCCAAATCTGTAGCTGCTGGTGGATAACGGTCCAACACAGTTGGTTTCTTAAGACCTTTCTGCCTTAGATTACTCATGATGTGATTTTCCTCCAGAACCGACTTCTGGATAAACACTGCTGGAGTCTCATCTTCAGTGTGTTCGCTTATATCTGCATCAGTCTGTACTGCGGTGGAAGTAAGAGGAACATCAACAATCCTTCTTCCATTCATGCTAGGTCTAAGGGCACGACTGTAACGTTTGGTAGCCTCCAACTCTTTGGTTAATTTGACAACCTCTTGactcatgtttttctttttatccTCTTCCTCAACAAACCTCTTGCTGAGAACAGTGTAGTCCACTTGAAGTTGTGAGAGTTGGTCCTCCTTGTTCATAAGCTCGTGGATCTTCTCCTTCAGTGCCTCTACATCAGCTTGGAGATCTCTCGTTTTGGCCTCCTCAATCTTGCATCGTAGCCTCAGCTCAGCTTCTTGGCTTACCAATTCTCCCTTTTCTATAGCCTTGTTCTTGGTGATCTGCGTCTTCATATCCTCTAGGAGTTGGGAAAGAGTGTTAGCCTTGTCTTGCTCAGTCCTGAACTTCTTCTCAAGCATGTCATACTCGTCTTCAGTCTTCAACAAATCACCTTCCACCACTTCAAGCTGTTTAAGACGGTTCCTAAGTCTCTCAATCTCTACTGTGAGCTCCTTAACCTTGTTGTCCTCTTCAGTAAATCCATCTTTGTCCACATTCGCTCTGCTACTTGAATATTCCCACTCAGCCTCCTCTTGCTCATCCATTTTGCTTTGCATCTGACATAACTTTATGCTGAGATCCTGTCGCTTCTCTTCCTCACTTGCAAGCTGAGACTTTACGTCCTCTTTTTCCTTAGTAATAGCCGACACTTTGATCTCCATTTCGGACTTCAGTTTAAGAAGCTTCTTACTTTCTTCAATCAGCTTTTCCGTGACCTCCATGACTTTGCATTGCTCCGCTTTAAACAGCTTGTTCAACTCTTCACTTTTCAGCTCGGCTTGCTTGATTTGCTCTGCCATGCTCTTCCTCTCATCCATCAGGATCACAGTGAAAGACTTTAGTTTGGTCAAGTCATCCTTTAAACCCACCTCTGCCTTTTCCAGTCTCAATTCTGAGCATTCAAGCTCTTTAATATGATTTTTCACCATTTCCAATTCGCACGCCAAGCTCTTCGTCAAGGTTCTTTCTTTCTCCAGGTTGGAGTGCAGCTGAGAACATTCAGATTTGCTCACATTAAAAGCTCCCTCCAGTTTCTCCATGTCCACCATCCTCTTCTGCAGTTTCTCAACCTCTAGTTTCAGCTCACGACTGTGATTCTCCTCATCCTGAAGCCTCCTCTTTAGCTCCTTACACTGTGCTTCTGTTTTTGTGATCTCCTCATCCTTGCCCTCCATTTCCAGAACTCTCTTCCGGAGATTTTCCAGCTCGGCCATTAAACTCGAGTTCCCACATTCTCCTCTGCTTATTTTGTCCCGCAGGTCCTGAAGGTCCTCCTCGGACTTCTGCAGGGTGCGATTGGTCTCCTCCAGCTCCTCAATCCTACGGGACAGACCGGCCAGCTTTAGACGCAGCTGTCGACTTTCAGACTCCTGTTTGGCCAGCTTGGCAGTCATCTCCTCATGTTCCTGCAAAAATTTAAAGGCCTTTTGTTCAATGTCCAGCTCCAGTCTCTTGATCTCCTGGCTGTCTTCTTTAGCTTTGCTGTTGATGATCTCCAACTGCTGCTCTTTTTCATGTAGCTTTTTGCCGAGATCCTGGACCTTCTGTTTCTGCTGGTCAATCTGTTCAATGTGAAGCTGCCTTTCATCCACAAGCATCAGAGCAAATGATTTCAACTTCACCAACTCCTCCTGAATTTTTTCAAGACGTTTGCTGTGATCCTTGTCCTTGCGAGCCTGGTATGCCTTCTCTTGCTCCAGCAGCCTCTTGAGTCTGGTGGAAACGAAGACAAATGTATTCACATAaaattttcattcacttagtattttttattattattactattatggtttttattactattattatttttaatgatttgattattattattatgtattctttataatatttatatgcattttattgtatttaagtaCATAAAACAGgtttaggttatttatttatctatcattattttatttattcatttttacaatttttttgcttcttgttgcaaaagtttaaaagaaaatgtgtatatatttatatttttatatgtgaatatattcatcatttattgattacctatatataataaaaatatataatataaaaatatcctTCCAAAAAAAGACCCTTGGACATAACATCATCAACTATGGtgtatagtaatttataatttattgagAGGATAACCTCTTAAGAAACATGTTTTCAAAAGTGTCCCATTATAGACATTACAATATACAACAAACCCAGTTATATACACTAAAGGTCTTCCTCACCAACCCGCCCCATTACGGCATTATATTCGGCATTACATTCTTTTAAGTAAAATTATCTACAATTACCACTACCAATATGCACTATAATAaatgcagaatatatatatatatatatatatatatatatatatatatatatatatatatatatatatatatatatatatatatatatatatatatatatatatatatatgtatgtatgtatgtatatacctGAATTATTAGATCCCCTGTTTATTCCACcaccccaagttctgtttaacgaagaaagGATTATTTTCAGcccgtttctaaacataatagttttaataactcatttctaataactgatttattttatctttgtcatgatgacagtaaataatatttgactagatattcttcaagacacttctatacagcttaaagtgacatttaaaggcttaactaggttaattaggttaactaggcaggttgtctatcagaaaaaaatatatagcttaaaggggctaataatattgaccttaaaatgtttttaaaaaaaattaaaaactacttttattctagctgaaataaaacaaataagactttctccagaagaaaaaatattatcagacatactgtgaaaatttccttgctctgttaaacatcattcgggaaatattttaaaaaggaaaaaaaattcatagggggggcttataattctgactacaactgtgtgtgtgtatatatatatatatatatatatatatatatatatatatatatatatatatatatatctatcatcaaactacgcctttgtttgttgtgaatacatgtCCTCTAGTACATACTGTGTTTTAAGTAAATCACTGTATTACAGCATGCTGTCAAAAAAAtgaatttcacatttttttttaatctataaaatgacagcatttgtatttaaaatctaTTTCTACATCATTTCATCATTTTAACTTAAACATAACTTATAAATTGTAACGTTGTATTGAAACGTTGTCTTTTATCATATAGAAGAAACAGAGCAGGAGTAGAAGATAAGCATGACAGTTTAGAGAACAAGGATCAGCGTCTGCATGCTTCTGTGATCCTCCTTGACAGTAGTTACTCAACATTTCATGCTTGCATGATCACAGAACCGAAACGGCTCACGGGTAGCTGGCACATCTGAAGGGGGAAAAAGTCCCCACCTGGTAAAAAGTCTACTAGCACATTACAACAGCAGAATGAGTGCCAACAAGGTCTCTGATGCTGGTGAATGTTTACACTGATCCAGCTCAGCGGGAGTCTCTCAGTCTAGAGGAACATGtcctttgtaaaaaataataagtacaCAAGCATATATTTCCCTCATAAAACCACGATCCCATTTTCTCACCATGCACATTTCAGAACTTTAGACACTATAGCATACGCAAACAGATTCAGGAATGACTATTATAAGTCGATCTGCATTGACTTTTCAAACTCACCATCCACAGGAGAAGTCCCAGTAAGTCCATGCGTAACATATTGCAAAGCGCTCAGCTTTAGTTACCGTGAACTATGGCATTCCCGCATGTCAGGAGCGCAGTGAAAGGTGAATGTTGTGTGAAACGGCATTGCCCCAGTTGCTGGTGATATCATCCTCTAACACAGAAGCGCTCTGCCCTTGTTTGGCCAGAGGAGGAGGAGTCAGAGCTTTTCATGCACTCTTTTCTCCACTTTCCCCTCTTATTCTTTCTGTTTCCCCAAGATTGAAGTCAGGATATTGTTTTAGGAAACCGTCAATTAGAGCTGCGGTTGAAAGTACCAAACCGGCCTGTGTCATTTCAAGAGCTCTCTTTCCATCTCATATAAACTATAAAATGACCCAATTACTTCCTTTCTCACATGCAACCAAGTGTCCCCATGGGAACAGACCACAATGGCGGGGAAAAAAGTTTTGTATTGTAGGAGAACAATGTTGCAGTCTTTTGGGGCAGATGAAGCTCTGTCATTCAGAAATgctacgagagagagagagcaaatctGACaagataaacaaatgaataaacagcagttaattcagatttgttttttaaaaaggcacaatatgtctcagattttttcattaaaacagcTAAAAACCACTGgaacagtacactacctgacaaaagtgttgtaaGACAaaagatcccagttgtaagagcaacaaataacttgacttctagttgatcatttgaaaaagtggcagaaggtggatttttcagatgaatcatctgttgaactgcatcccaatcatcacaaatactgcagaagacctactggaacccgcatggacccaacatggtgaagggaaaatcatggtttggtgttacattcagtatgggggcgtgtgagagatctgcagagtggatggcaacaccaacagcctgaggtatcaagacatttgtgctgcccattacattacaaaccacaggagagagtgaattcttcagcaggatagcgctccttctcatacttcagcctccacatcaaagctcctgaaagcaaagaaggtcaaggagctccaggattggccagcccagtcaccagacatgaacattattgagcatgtctggggtaaaatgaaggaggcattaaatatgaatccaaagaatcttgatgaactctgggagtcctgcaagaacgctttctttgccattccagatgactttattaatcagtgatttgagtcattgcagagatgtatggatgcagtcctccaagctcatgatggagtcagacacaatattctatactgactttatattctatactggacattatttctgttcaatgacaagacttttgtctaagcaaagtcagaccttactgtcctaattaaatcattaaaaatcaaggcatgatcatattttatttaggtaaaataagtgtaatctagaggcctttgcctttcatataag
Above is a genomic segment from Danio aesculapii chromosome 20, fDanAes4.1, whole genome shotgun sequence containing:
- the LOC130248185 gene encoding filamin-A-interacting protein 1 isoform X2, with product MRSRTSDMEGPENRPLKPLAKIHNIQKEGSKAELLMKKSRAQEEKESSEEKADVCGTLNKPQKLCRKQMKRAGLMELSKEDLVHLLGVMEGEVQAREDIIQMLQSERARPGVLEAHYGSAAPAKALQALQRDSLMSSSDTSRDDVYEIPMIELDRLEEKHRETYRRMLEQLLLAEKCHRRTVTELDNEKRKHVDFMNKSDDFTNLLEQERERLKRLLEQEKAYQARKDKDHSKRLEKIQEELVKLKSFALMLVDERQLHIEQIDQQKQKVQDLGKKLHEKEQQLEIINSKAKEDSQEIKRLELDIEQKAFKFLQEHEEMTAKLAKQESESRQLRLKLAGLSRRIEELEETNRTLQKSEEDLQDLRDKISRGECGNSSLMAELENLRKRVLEMEGKDEEITKTEAQCKELKRRLQDEENHSRELKLEVEKLQKRMVDMEKLEGAFNVSKSECSQLHSNLEKERTLTKSLACELEMVKNHIKELECSELRLEKAEVGLKDDLTKLKSFTVILMDERKSMAEQIKQAELKSEELNKLFKAEQCKVMEVTEKLIEESKKLLKLKSEMEIKVSAITKEKEDVKSQLASEEEKRQDLSIKLCQMQSKMDEQEEAEWEYSSSRANVDKDGFTEEDNKVKELTVEIERLRNRLKQLEVVEGDLLKTEDEYDMLEKKFRTEQDKANTLSQLLEDMKTQITKNKAIEKGELVSQEAELRLRCKIEEAKTRDLQADVEALKEKIHELMNKEDQLSQLQVDYTVLSKRFVEEEDKKKNMSQEVVKLTKELEATKRYSRALRPSMNGRRIVDVPLTSTAVQTDADISEHTEDETPAVFIQKSVLEENHIMSNLRQKGLKKPTVLDRYPPAATDLGMRKSWNPWIKKKEAVTITQNVPATQQVNGTTSRQSPEITMSQKTGQPLHIKVTPDHLSSTATLEITSPRAEDFFSSTTIIPTLGLQKPRITIVPTSMLPKSKVNEGATERMKSPVTITAISRAKSPSKSSEHPTSPLSIITVSATPVSQTSPEPHEMTMGRAVFKLTPEKQTVPSPIRKYNSNIITTEDNKIHIHLGSPGFKKAQDERSGTVTVWPNGLSSDGKEMPTGTVLRSPKQTSANIGNLIQGKVTSSITITPITSAPSRSTQSVHGTDVQSSRSTATRIPMSKGMKTGKAVLGLSTSTRSESMKIELRKSAVCSSAVGGKS
- the LOC130248185 gene encoding filamin-A-interacting protein 1 isoform X4, encoding MRSRTSDMEGPENRPLKPLAKIHNIQKEGSKAELLMKKSRAQEEKESSEEKADVCGTLNKPQKLCRKQMKRAGLMELSKEDLVHLLGVMEGEVQAREDIIQMLQSERARPGVLEAHYGSAAPAKALQALQRDSLMSSSDTSRDDVYEIPMIELDRLEEKHRETYRRMLEQLLLAEKCHRRTVTELDNEKRKHVDFMNKSDDFTNLLEQERERLKRLLEQEKAYQARKDKDHSKRLEKIQEELVKLKSFALMLVDERQLHIEQIDQQKQKVQDLGKKLHEKEQQLEIINSKAKEDSQEIKRLELDIEQKAFKFLQEHEEMTAKLAKQESESRQLRLKLAGLSRRIEELEETNRTLQKSEEDLQDLRDKISRGECGNSSLMAELENLRKRVLEMEGKDEEITKTEAQCKELKRRLQDEENHSRELKLEVEKLQKRMVDMEKLEGAFNVSKSECSQLHSNLEKERTLTKSLACELEMVKNHIKELECSELRLEKAEVGLKDDLTKLKSFTVILMDERKSMAEQIKQAELKSEELNKLFKAEQCKVMEVTEKLIEESKKLLKLKSEMEIKVSAITKEKEDVKSQLASEEEKRQDLSIKLCQMQSKMDEQEEAEWEYSSSRANVDKDGFTEEDNKVKELTVEIERLRNRLKQLEVVEGDLLKTEDEYDMLEKKFRTEQDKANTLSQLLEDMKTQITKNKAIEKGELVSQEAELRLRCKIEEAKTRDLQADVEALKEKIHELMNKEDQLSQLQVDYTVLSKRFVEEEDKKKNMSQEVVKLTKELEATKRYSRALRPSMNGRRIVDVPLTSTAVQTDADISEHTEDETPAVFIQKSVLEENHIMSNLRQKGLKKPTVLDRYPPAATDLGMRKSWNPWIKKKEAVTITQNVPATQQVNGTTSRQSPEITMSQKTGQPLHIKVTPDHLSSTATLEITSPRAEDFFSSTTIIPTLGLQKPRITIVPTSMLPKSKVNEGATERMKSPVTITAISRAKSPSKSSEHPTSPLSIITVSATPVSQTSPEPHEMTMGRAVFKLTPEKQTVPSPIRKYNSNIITTEDNKIHIHLGSPGFKKAQDERSGTVTVWPNGLSSDGKEMPTGTVLRSPKQTSANIGNLIQGKVTSSITITPITSAPSRSTQSVHGTDVQSSRSTATRIPMSKEGEKTNRFGTSKENVVLHVNREPR
- the LOC130248185 gene encoding filamin-A-interacting protein 1 isoform X3; its protein translation is MRSRTSDMEGPENRPLKPLAKIHNIQKEGSKAELLMKKSRAQEEKESSEEKADVCGTLNKPQKLCRKQMKRAGLMELSKEDLVHLLGVMEGEVQAREDIIQMLQSERARPGVLEAHYGSAAPAKALQALQRDSLMSSSDTSRDDVYEIPMIELDRLEEKHRETYRRMLEQLLLAEKCHRRTVTELDNEKRKHVDFMNKSDDFTNLLEQERERLKRLLEQEKAYQARKDKDHSKRLEKIQEELVKLKSFALMLVDERQLHIEQIDQQKQKVQDLGKKLHEKEQQLEIINSKAKEDSQEIKRLELDIEQKAFKFLQEHEEMTAKLAKQESESRQLRLKLAGLSRRIEELEETNRTLQKSEEDLQDLRDKISRGECGNSSLMAELENLRKRVLEMEGKDEEITKTEAQCKELKRRLQDEENHSRELKLEVEKLQKRMVDMEKLEGAFNVSKSECSQLHSNLEKERTLTKSLACELEMVKNHIKELECSELRLEKAEVGLKDDLTKLKSFTVILMDERKSMAEQIKQAELKSEELNKLFKAEQCKVMEVTEKLIEESKKLLKLKSEMEIKVSAITKEKEDVKSQLASEEEKRQDLSIKLCQMQSKMDEQEEAEWEYSSSRANVDKDGFTEEDNKVKELTVEIERLRNRLKQLEVVEGDLLKTEDEYDMLEKKFRTEQDKANTLSQLLEDMKTQITKNKAIEKGELVSQEAELRLRCKIEEAKTRDLQADVEALKEKIHELMNKEDQLSQLQVDYTVLSKRFVEEEDKKKNMSQEVVKLTKELEATKRYSRALRPSMNGRRIVDVPLTSTAVQTDADISEHTEDETPAVFIQKSVLEENHIMSNLRQKGLKKPTVLDRYPPAATDLGMRKSWNPWIKKKEAVTITQNVPATQQVNGTTSRQSPEITMSQKTGQPLHIKVTPDHLSSTATLEITSPRAEDFFSSTTIIPTLGLQKPRITIVPTSMLPKSKVNEGATERMKSPVTITAISRAKSPSKSSEHPTSPLSIITVSATPVSQTSPEPHEMTMGRAVFKLTPEKQTVPSPIRKYNSNIITTEDNKIHIHLGSPGFKKAQDERSGTVTVWPNGLSSDGKEMPTGTVLRSPKQTSANIGNLIQGKVTSSITITPITSAPSRSTQSVLLLKCFKMISGGVCSLDSSLSSTERMCNHLAPQQRESPCQKRMLSSM
- the LOC130248185 gene encoding filamin-A-interacting protein 1 isoform X1, with translation MRSRTSDMEGPENRPLKPLAKIHNIQKEGSKAELLMKKSRAQEEKESSEEKADVCGTLNKPQKLCRKQMKRAGLMELSKEDLVHLLGVMEGEVQAREDIIQMLQSERARPGVLEAHYGSAAPAKALQALQRDSLMSSSDTSRDDVYEIPMIELDRLEEKHRETYRRMLEQLLLAEKCHRRTVTELDNEKRKHVDFMNKSDDFTNLLEQERERLKRLLEQEKAYQARKDKDHSKRLEKIQEELVKLKSFALMLVDERQLHIEQIDQQKQKVQDLGKKLHEKEQQLEIINSKAKEDSQEIKRLELDIEQKAFKFLQEHEEMTAKLAKQESESRQLRLKLAGLSRRIEELEETNRTLQKSEEDLQDLRDKISRGECGNSSLMAELENLRKRVLEMEGKDEEITKTEAQCKELKRRLQDEENHSRELKLEVEKLQKRMVDMEKLEGAFNVSKSECSQLHSNLEKERTLTKSLACELEMVKNHIKELECSELRLEKAEVGLKDDLTKLKSFTVILMDERKSMAEQIKQAELKSEELNKLFKAEQCKVMEVTEKLIEESKKLLKLKSEMEIKVSAITKEKEDVKSQLASEEEKRQDLSIKLCQMQSKMDEQEEAEWEYSSSRANVDKDGFTEEDNKVKELTVEIERLRNRLKQLEVVEGDLLKTEDEYDMLEKKFRTEQDKANTLSQLLEDMKTQITKNKAIEKGELVSQEAELRLRCKIEEAKTRDLQADVEALKEKIHELMNKEDQLSQLQVDYTVLSKRFVEEEDKKKNMSQEVVKLTKELEATKRYSRALRPSMNGRRIVDVPLTSTAVQTDADISEHTEDETPAVFIQKSVLEENHIMSNLRQKGLKKPTVLDRYPPAATDLGMRKSWNPWIKKKEAVTITQNVPATQQVNGTTSRQSPEITMSQKTGQPLHIKVTPDHLSSTATLEITSPRAEDFFSSTTIIPTLGLQKPRITIVPTSMLPKSKVNEGATERMKSPVTITAISRAKSPSKSSEHPTSPLSIITVSATPVSQTSPEPHEMTMGRAVFKLTPEKQTVPSPIRKYNSNIITTEDNKIHIHLGSPGFKKAQDERSGTVTVWPNGLSSDGKEMPTGTVLRSPKQTSANIGNLIQGKVTSSITITPITSAPSRSTQSVLLLKCFKMISGGVCSLDSSLSSTERMCNHLAPQQRESPCQKKEKRQTGLEQVKRMLSSM